In the Pseudolabrys taiwanensis genome, one interval contains:
- a CDS encoding GGDEF domain-containing protein, with protein MPQRRSFAGPFRVFLSTWRRLPDSVYVELVDIVYSNARPTVFVGVAMVCDGVLIGFKNKDALALAITAVAAVIVTLRLVTFRTYANRTLRQSAEVARLWERRYAAGSHTFAAALGLLNLRAMTAGDPLDAMLATGLVFGYGCGLVSRVSSRPIICFTSLLLSAAPTAVGFTFYIRSATASFEMEAYLLQLVLTVGFVFAAFETVNSVYATTLQQIESKHDSIMLAGRDVLTGLPNRTLLNARLNEEIMRVVNNSSGLACLFLDLDLFKEVNDRLGHAAGDAVLREVAERLSHILRVGDTAARVGGDEFIVLQTGVKDAEEARVLGARIVRAISAPYEYAHQPVRIGGSVGIAIAPRDARDEQTLIACADAALYRAKARGRGNVVVWGDPDSAG; from the coding sequence ATGCCACAGCGAAGAAGTTTTGCCGGTCCGTTCCGGGTGTTCCTCTCGACGTGGCGGCGGCTTCCCGACAGCGTCTACGTCGAACTTGTCGACATCGTCTACAGCAACGCGCGGCCGACCGTGTTCGTCGGCGTGGCCATGGTTTGCGATGGCGTGCTGATCGGGTTCAAGAATAAGGACGCGCTGGCCCTGGCGATCACGGCGGTGGCGGCGGTGATCGTCACGCTCCGGTTGGTCACGTTCCGGACCTATGCAAACCGCACTCTGCGCCAATCGGCCGAGGTCGCGCGGCTTTGGGAACGGCGCTATGCCGCCGGCAGCCACACCTTCGCTGCGGCGCTTGGCTTGCTGAACCTCCGTGCGATGACAGCCGGCGATCCTTTGGACGCCATGCTAGCGACGGGCCTGGTCTTCGGTTATGGCTGCGGGCTGGTATCGCGCGTTTCCTCGCGGCCGATCATCTGCTTCACCAGTCTCTTGCTTTCGGCTGCGCCAACCGCTGTCGGCTTCACCTTCTATATCCGAAGCGCGACCGCCTCCTTTGAAATGGAGGCCTATCTTTTACAGCTGGTCCTGACGGTAGGCTTCGTTTTTGCGGCGTTCGAAACCGTCAATTCCGTTTACGCGACGACCTTGCAGCAAATCGAGAGCAAGCACGACTCGATCATGTTGGCGGGACGCGACGTGCTGACCGGTCTGCCCAATCGCACGTTGCTGAATGCGCGGCTGAACGAGGAGATCATGCGGGTCGTCAACAACAGCTCGGGCCTCGCTTGCCTCTTTCTCGATCTCGATTTGTTCAAGGAGGTCAACGATCGGCTCGGCCACGCGGCCGGCGATGCCGTGCTGCGTGAAGTGGCGGAACGCCTGTCGCATATCCTGCGCGTCGGCGATACGGCCGCGCGCGTCGGCGGCGACGAGTTCATCGTCTTGCAGACCGGCGTCAAAGACGCGGAGGAAGCGCGGGTTCTGGGAGCGCGCATCGTCCGCGCCATCAGCGCCCCATACGAATATGCGCACCAACCGGTGCGGATCGGCGGCAGCGTCGGCATCGCCATCGCGCCACGCGACGCTCGTGACGAGCAGACGCTGATCGCCTGCGCGGATGCCGCCCTCTATCGCGCCAAGGCGCGGGGGCGCGGCAACGTCGTCGTGTGGGGCGATCCCGATTCCGCCGGATGA
- a CDS encoding autotransporter domain-containing protein, with the protein MTSETIGGARRRRRFAAMLARVAVFAQVVCVASEAMADGGPGGSGNAAAPGGGGTDSVTGVGGIGGDGDAGIGGGGGGGGGSGATGGHGGNGGANPGSGGAAGSSGAGGVGNQGGGGGGGGVHGAVVTVDTTNTVTVNGGAGGNGGNASWGGGGGGAAGYGVVVNGAGINYINFGLVSGGNGGGGGQSQTSGGGSGGSGGSGIAFAGTGGTFSNFGILRGGAGGAGGNGGSAFGFGRLAGFGATGGAAFVGSGMTIINSGTITGGIGGGTVGLAPGRGGIAISGNNLAISNAGAIVGGSGGHGGRNSTTGAFVYGSGAEAVVGSGLSISNGGIIAGGLSGDGQTRTNAINFTGGSNSLTFQTGSAILGNIVIGGAGTLTLSETTAQALAGAITGNGSLVHDGTSTLTLSGTSTYSGATLVNAGTLLITGALNGTSAVTVINGATFGGTGSVNRTTVQNGGTLMPGAPGTPGTFTITGNLVFSNGATYLVQGQSNSAYSKTNVTGSANVTGTAKVTFADGAYLSGTYTIIAANGGVTGTFANLITSGNVTGIRNPHLAYDANNVFLVLDPGLIAISPGFSGNQQNVANAINNAIMGGTVPNEGFATLLGFTGTQLTDSLTQLAGMTPGGAPIAGMQLMNGFLSVMLHPTGGPPSNQPDASGASTGFATEADFPREIAEAYAAAVPVKAELATTFTSRWSVWAAGYGGSTHRSSQADIGTASTNARAYGIAAGAEYKFDSQTTLGFALAGGGTSWGLANGLGNGGGNAFQIGGYASHTFGPAYISGALAYSWHDMRTDRAVTAVGSERLHASFHAQGFGARLEGGYRLRTPWLGITPYGALQLQTFHTPSYGEVAQSGAGAFALSYEARNITATRIELGAWVDKPLALASGQMLLARGRLAWGHDHSNDPTINPFFQTLPGSNFTVNTTMGPSDLALLTAGAELRLANNWAIAAQFDGEFSSHSQTYAGTGVIKRVW; encoded by the coding sequence ATGACGTCTGAGACAATCGGCGGTGCGAGGAGACGACGCCGTTTCGCCGCAATGCTAGCGCGCGTGGCGGTTTTTGCTCAGGTAGTGTGCGTCGCGTCTGAAGCAATGGCAGATGGCGGCCCCGGCGGCTCTGGCAATGCTGCCGCTCCAGGCGGTGGCGGCACCGATTCAGTGACGGGAGTCGGCGGCATCGGCGGCGATGGGGACGCCGGCATCGGGGGCGGCGGTGGCGGCGGCGGCGGTTCCGGGGCCACAGGCGGACATGGCGGCAACGGCGGCGCAAACCCTGGCAGCGGTGGTGCGGCTGGTAGCAGCGGTGCGGGCGGTGTCGGCAACCAAGGCGGTGGTGGCGGTGGCGGTGGCGTGCACGGCGCAGTCGTCACCGTAGACACAACAAACACCGTGACGGTCAATGGTGGCGCTGGCGGCAACGGCGGTAACGCCTCCTGGGGCGGCGGAGGTGGCGGCGCCGCCGGCTACGGTGTCGTGGTGAACGGCGCGGGCATCAACTACATCAACTTTGGATTGGTTTCGGGCGGCAACGGCGGCGGCGGCGGTCAAAGCCAGACCAGCGGCGGCGGCAGCGGCGGCAGCGGCGGCAGCGGCATCGCCTTCGCCGGCACCGGCGGCACGTTCAGTAACTTCGGCATTCTCAGGGGTGGCGCTGGTGGCGCCGGAGGGAACGGCGGTAGCGCGTTCGGCTTCGGACGCCTCGCCGGCTTTGGAGCCACGGGTGGCGCCGCTTTCGTCGGAAGCGGCATGACGATCATCAATAGCGGTACAATCACGGGCGGAATCGGCGGCGGCACAGTCGGCCTTGCTCCAGGGCGCGGCGGCATTGCCATCTCGGGCAACAATCTCGCAATCAGCAATGCAGGCGCAATCGTAGGCGGCAGCGGCGGCCACGGAGGACGCAATTCAACCACCGGGGCCTTCGTCTACGGCAGCGGTGCGGAAGCCGTCGTCGGCAGTGGCCTTTCGATTAGCAACGGCGGAATAATTGCCGGTGGACTAAGCGGGGATGGGCAAACGCGCACCAATGCGATCAATTTCACTGGCGGTAGCAACAGCCTGACGTTTCAAACCGGATCTGCCATTCTCGGCAACATCGTTATTGGTGGCGCTGGCACGCTCACGCTGAGCGAAACAACCGCCCAGGCACTCGCCGGTGCAATCACCGGAAACGGCTCGCTCGTGCACGACGGAACCAGCACCCTGACGTTGTCCGGTACAAGTACCTATTCCGGAGCGACACTTGTGAACGCCGGTACGCTGCTCATCACAGGCGCATTGAATGGCACCAGCGCTGTCACCGTCATCAACGGCGCGACCTTCGGCGGCACCGGCAGCGTGAACCGCACCACGGTCCAGAACGGCGGCACGTTGATGCCCGGTGCGCCTGGAACGCCAGGCACTTTCACAATCACCGGCAATCTCGTTTTTAGCAATGGCGCCACCTATCTCGTGCAAGGACAATCGAATTCGGCGTATTCTAAGACAAACGTCACCGGCAGCGCGAATGTCACCGGGACCGCGAAAGTAACGTTCGCTGACGGCGCTTACTTGTCCGGCACCTACACGATCATCGCTGCCAATGGTGGCGTGACCGGAACGTTCGCAAACTTGATCACCTCTGGAAACGTTACTGGCATCCGCAACCCACATTTGGCCTACGATGCAAATAACGTCTTCCTTGTTCTCGACCCAGGGTTGATTGCGATATCACCAGGCTTTTCGGGCAATCAGCAAAACGTCGCAAACGCCATTAACAACGCCATCATGGGTGGCACCGTCCCGAATGAAGGCTTCGCCACCTTACTCGGCTTTACAGGCACGCAACTGACAGATTCGCTGACCCAACTTGCCGGCATGACGCCCGGGGGAGCACCGATTGCCGGCATGCAATTAATGAATGGCTTTCTGTCAGTGATGCTCCATCCAACGGGCGGCCCGCCTTCGAACCAGCCTGACGCGTCGGGTGCATCGACCGGCTTCGCCACGGAAGCCGATTTCCCGCGCGAGATCGCGGAAGCCTACGCCGCGGCTGTGCCGGTAAAAGCGGAGTTAGCCACCACCTTCACTTCGCGCTGGAGCGTTTGGGCCGCTGGCTATGGCGGCAGCACGCACCGCAGCAGCCAAGCCGACATCGGTACCGCAAGTACGAATGCGCGTGCTTATGGGATAGCGGCCGGCGCAGAGTATAAATTCGACAGCCAAACCACGCTAGGCTTCGCTCTTGCCGGTGGAGGCACTTCCTGGGGTCTCGCTAACGGGCTGGGCAACGGCGGCGGTAACGCCTTTCAAATTGGCGGCTATGCCTCGCACACTTTCGGCCCCGCTTATATCTCTGGAGCGCTAGCCTATTCTTGGCATGACATGCGCACCGATCGCGCAGTTACCGCTGTCGGCAGCGAGCGACTGCACGCTAGCTTTCATGCGCAAGGGTTCGGCGCCCGACTCGAAGGCGGCTATCGCCTAAGGACCCCTTGGCTCGGCATCACACCTTATGGCGCCCTGCAGCTACAGACTTTCCACACACCTTCGTATGGCGAGGTCGCCCAGTCCGGGGCCGGCGCATTCGCCTTGTCATACGAAGCGCGCAACATCACCGCGACCCGCATCGAGCTTGGCGCGTGGGTCGATAAGCCCCTTGCGCTTGCATCCGGCCAGATGCTGCTGGCGCGCGGCCGTTTAGCCTGGGGACACGACCATTCGAACGATCCGACCATAAACCCCTTTTTTCAAACCCTCCCCGGCTCAAATTTCACTGTGAATACTACGATGGGGCCAAGCGATCTCGCGCTCCTCACAGCGGGCGCAGAGTTGAGACTAGCCAACAACTGGGCAATCGCCGCACAATTTGATGGAGAGTTTTCGAGCCACTCGCAAACCTACGCCGGCACCGGCGTGATCAAACGCGTGTGGTGA
- a CDS encoding diguanylate cyclase domain-containing protein codes for MRSLGAPVVHDGREMHVGASISIALAPQDGMGPQTLSSRADAALYHAKRQGRGSVAVWKTSADAEVAVPTAQCRADGDLPTLKHTSRIVA; via the coding sequence ATTCGCAGCCTCGGCGCGCCCGTTGTGCACGATGGCCGGGAGATGCATGTCGGCGCGAGCATCAGCATAGCTCTCGCGCCTCAGGACGGGATGGGTCCGCAGACGCTGTCGTCGCGCGCCGATGCCGCGCTATATCATGCCAAACGCCAGGGCCGGGGCAGTGTCGCCGTGTGGAAAACGTCCGCCGATGCAGAAGTGGCCGTGCCGACGGCGCAATGCCGGGCGGACGGTGACCTACCGACGCTGAAGCATACGTCGCGCATCGTCGCGTAG
- a CDS encoding mannose-1-phosphate guanylyltransferase/mannose-6-phosphate isomerase: MSSPIIPILLAGGAGTRLWPVSRDALPKQFLPLVGERSTYQETLLRVKDGMFGPPIVITGPNFHFFARRQAEEIGVDVTVVIEPLRRDSGPAIAAATAIARQRDPDAVVLALAADHIILDPEAFRVTCAGGRAAAEQGAIVTFGIKPTEPKTSYGYILPGEPVGAGDVRKVQQFVEKPDTATAARYVMDGYLWNSGNFLFRADVMLDELARLEPAMASAVEAAAADATDDLGFLRLDPAAFARAPQKSIDYAVMEKTDRAAVIAGTFRWSDIGSWDALFDITPRDNQGNVLQGPVVTMDARNCVVHSDHRLTAVVGVEDLVVVSTMDAVMVVPRARSQEVKDLVAKLKTDNRKEATEHKRGHRPWGYYESIDNGDRFQVKRIVVTPGGTLSLQKHRHRSEHWIVVRGTAEVTVNETTRSVHENESVYIPIGSVHRLANQGRIPLELIEVQTGSYLGEDDIVRLEDIYKRV; the protein is encoded by the coding sequence ATGTCCTCGCCTATCATCCCCATCCTGCTCGCCGGCGGCGCCGGCACCCGGCTTTGGCCAGTTTCCCGCGATGCGCTGCCCAAGCAGTTCCTGCCGCTGGTGGGCGAGCGGTCGACCTATCAGGAGACCTTGCTGCGGGTGAAGGACGGCATGTTCGGACCGCCGATCGTCATCACCGGCCCGAACTTTCATTTCTTCGCGCGCCGGCAGGCGGAGGAGATCGGGGTCGACGTCACGGTGGTGATCGAGCCGCTGCGCCGCGACTCCGGCCCGGCCATCGCCGCCGCCACCGCCATTGCGCGCCAGCGCGATCCCGACGCCGTGGTTCTGGCGCTGGCCGCCGACCACATCATCCTCGATCCGGAGGCCTTCCGCGTCACCTGCGCGGGTGGACGCGCGGCCGCGGAGCAAGGGGCGATCGTCACCTTCGGCATCAAGCCGACCGAGCCTAAGACCAGCTACGGCTACATCCTGCCCGGCGAGCCGGTCGGCGCCGGCGACGTGCGCAAGGTGCAGCAGTTCGTCGAGAAGCCCGACACCGCCACGGCCGCGCGTTACGTGATGGACGGCTATCTGTGGAATTCCGGCAACTTCCTATTCCGGGCCGACGTCATGCTCGACGAGCTGGCGCGGCTCGAACCGGCAATGGCGAGCGCCGTCGAAGCGGCTGCCGCCGACGCCACGGACGATCTCGGCTTCCTGCGCCTCGATCCCGCTGCTTTCGCGCGTGCGCCGCAGAAGTCGATCGACTACGCGGTGATGGAAAAGACCGACCGTGCGGCGGTGATCGCGGGCACGTTCCGCTGGTCCGACATCGGCAGTTGGGACGCGTTGTTCGACATCACGCCGCGCGACAATCAGGGCAACGTGTTGCAGGGCCCGGTGGTCACGATGGATGCGCGCAACTGCGTCGTGCATTCCGACCATCGGCTTACGGCCGTTGTAGGCGTCGAGGACCTCGTCGTGGTGTCAACCATGGACGCCGTGATGGTCGTCCCCCGCGCGCGCTCACAGGAGGTCAAGGACCTCGTCGCCAAGCTCAAGACCGACAACCGCAAGGAAGCGACCGAGCATAAGCGCGGCCACCGGCCTTGGGGCTATTATGAGTCGATCGACAATGGCGACCGCTTTCAGGTCAAACGCATCGTCGTGACGCCGGGCGGCACCCTCTCCTTGCAGAAACACCGCCACCGCTCCGAGCATTGGATCGTCGTGCGCGGCACCGCCGAGGTTACGGTCAACGAAACGACGCGATCGGTGCACGAGAACGAGTCGGTCTACATTCCGATCGGCAGCGTGCACCGCCTCGCCAATCAGGGCCGCATCCCGCTCGAGCTCATCGAAGTGCAGACCGGCAGCTATCTCGGCGAGGACGACATCGTCCGGCTCGAGGACATCTACAAGCGCGTCTAG
- the murJ gene encoding murein biosynthesis integral membrane protein MurJ: protein MLQNILKVGGFTLLSRMTGFVRDLILAAVLGAGPVADAFFVAFRLPNHFRAIFAEGAFNTAFVPAYARVLQQGGKERAGLFADRIFTLLLASQIVLLVAALVFTGSVIELLAPGFAGDPARFPLAVELTRITFPYLLLITLVTLYGGILNALHRFATPAAAPILLNLSMIVTLLLVVFFPTPGHAAAWGVMISGILQALLVGGDAWRVGVLPALRAFKWDDDVKRFFKALGPATIGSAGVQLALFADTIIASFLPAGAVSALYYADRINQLPIGVIGIAAGTVVLPEMARRLAAGDEAGAAHAQNRAVEFTLLLSVPCIAAFFVVPDLIMRGLFVRGAFTIADASAAGATLAAYAVGLLPFVLIRSATATFFARSDTATPVKAALIAVAVNIALKVLLMGPLAQVGLALATAIGAWVNLGLVMWLAHRRGHVRIDARLRVSMFKFAVAGLVLAAVLWFADAPVRQWIAPWHGPRDLAALAILACLGAVVYGVAVLALFGRSWLRTFRARRRG, encoded by the coding sequence ATGCTCCAGAACATCCTCAAGGTCGGCGGCTTTACCCTGCTGTCCCGCATGACCGGTTTCGTGCGCGACCTCATTCTCGCCGCGGTTCTCGGCGCCGGCCCGGTCGCCGACGCCTTTTTCGTTGCCTTCCGCCTGCCGAACCACTTCCGCGCCATCTTCGCCGAAGGCGCCTTCAACACCGCTTTCGTCCCGGCCTACGCCCGGGTGCTGCAGCAGGGCGGCAAGGAGCGGGCGGGGCTGTTCGCCGACCGCATCTTCACCCTGCTACTGGCGAGCCAGATCGTGCTGCTCGTCGCCGCGCTGGTCTTCACCGGCAGTGTGATCGAACTGCTGGCGCCGGGCTTTGCCGGCGATCCCGCGCGCTTCCCGCTCGCGGTCGAGCTGACGCGCATCACCTTTCCCTATCTGCTGCTGATCACTTTGGTGACGCTCTACGGCGGCATCCTCAATGCGCTGCACCGCTTCGCGACGCCGGCTGCGGCGCCGATCCTGCTCAACCTGTCGATGATCGTGACCTTGCTGTTGGTCGTGTTCTTCCCGACGCCCGGTCATGCCGCGGCCTGGGGCGTGATGATCTCCGGCATCCTGCAGGCGTTGCTGGTCGGCGGTGATGCGTGGCGGGTCGGCGTGCTGCCGGCCTTGCGCGCGTTCAAATGGGACGACGACGTCAAACGCTTCTTCAAGGCGCTGGGACCGGCGACCATCGGCTCGGCCGGCGTGCAGCTCGCGCTGTTTGCCGACACCATCATCGCCAGCTTCCTGCCCGCCGGCGCGGTGTCGGCGCTCTACTACGCCGACCGCATCAACCAGCTACCCATCGGTGTCATCGGTATCGCCGCCGGCACCGTGGTGCTGCCGGAGATGGCGCGCCGTCTCGCCGCCGGCGACGAGGCGGGCGCGGCCCATGCGCAGAACCGTGCCGTCGAATTCACGCTGCTCTTGTCGGTGCCGTGCATCGCCGCGTTCTTCGTGGTGCCCGATCTCATCATGCGCGGCCTGTTCGTGCGCGGTGCGTTCACCATCGCCGATGCGTCGGCGGCCGGTGCGACGCTCGCCGCCTATGCGGTCGGGCTGTTGCCCTTCGTCTTGATCCGCAGCGCGACCGCGACCTTCTTCGCGCGCAGCGACACGGCGACGCCGGTCAAGGCCGCCTTGATCGCGGTGGCCGTCAACATCGCGCTCAAGGTGCTGCTGATGGGGCCGCTCGCCCAGGTCGGCCTGGCGCTGGCGACAGCGATCGGCGCGTGGGTCAATCTCGGCCTGGTCATGTGGCTTGCCCACCGGCGGGGGCATGTGCGCATCGACGCCCGGCTGCGCGTGTCGATGTTCAAATTTGCCGTCGCCGGCCTCGTTCTCGCCGCGGTATTGTGGTTTGCCGACGCGCCGGTGCGGCAGTGGATCGCGCCCTGGCACGGGCCGCGCGATCTTGCCGCACTGGCGATCCTCGCCTGCCTTGGCGCGGTGGTTTATGGCGTCGCGGTGCTCGCGCTGTTCGGCCGGTCCTGGCTTCGGACATTTCGCGCCCGCCGCCGCGGTTAA
- a CDS encoding efflux RND transporter periplasmic adaptor subunit, with the protein MTRSNSSIGFTRAVSGWAVAIGLATLVASCGEQKQAGGPPPPAVTVALPVKRTVSDFDEYVGRFTAINSVEVRARVSGYLDSVDFKDGQLVKQGDLLFTIDKRPFQNSVDQARATLTQARSNLAFAESDFQRGQQLVQDKTITSQVFEQRSQAYRNAQAAVAGAEAAVKQAELDLEFTELRAPMAGRIGDRRVSPGNLVTGGSGGTTTLLATVVSTDPIHFEFTFDEASYLRYERLARTGQEDITSRNAGVEVALKLIDEKDFGHKGRMDFIDNVIDRATGTIRGRAVVPNPNGVFTPGMFARVRVPASSPYEGLLVPDVAIGSEQVRKYVLVVDDTGTARQKYVTLGQLVGDLRVIKEGVAANDRVVINGLARVRPGQKVTAQEQQAAPKPSAANTAAPANKTD; encoded by the coding sequence TTGACGCGATCTAATTCGTCTATTGGGTTTACGCGCGCGGTATCGGGCTGGGCCGTCGCGATCGGGCTTGCGACCTTGGTCGCGAGCTGCGGCGAGCAGAAGCAGGCCGGTGGGCCGCCGCCGCCGGCCGTGACCGTCGCCCTGCCGGTCAAGCGTACGGTGTCCGACTTCGACGAATATGTCGGCCGCTTCACCGCCATCAATTCGGTGGAGGTGCGCGCGCGTGTCTCCGGTTACCTCGACAGCGTCGACTTCAAGGACGGTCAGCTCGTCAAACAGGGCGACCTGCTGTTCACCATCGACAAGCGGCCGTTTCAGAACTCAGTCGATCAGGCCCGCGCCACGCTGACGCAGGCGCGCTCCAATCTCGCCTTTGCCGAGTCCGACTTTCAGCGCGGCCAGCAACTCGTTCAGGACAAGACGATCACCTCGCAGGTGTTCGAACAGCGCTCGCAGGCCTACCGCAACGCCCAGGCTGCCGTCGCCGGCGCCGAGGCGGCGGTGAAGCAGGCCGAGCTCGATCTCGAGTTCACCGAACTTCGCGCGCCGATGGCCGGCCGTATCGGCGACCGCCGCGTCTCGCCGGGCAACCTGGTGACCGGCGGCTCCGGCGGCACGACCACGCTGCTCGCGACCGTCGTCTCGACCGACCCGATCCACTTCGAGTTCACCTTCGACGAAGCCTCGTATCTGCGGTACGAGCGGCTCGCCAGAACGGGCCAGGAAGACATCACCAGCCGCAATGCCGGCGTCGAGGTCGCGCTCAAGCTGATCGACGAAAAGGACTTCGGCCATAAGGGCCGCATGGACTTCATCGACAACGTCATCGATCGCGCGACGGGCACCATTCGCGGCCGCGCCGTCGTGCCCAATCCGAACGGCGTGTTCACGCCCGGCATGTTCGCGCGCGTGCGCGTGCCGGCTTCTTCGCCTTATGAAGGGTTGCTGGTGCCGGACGTTGCGATCGGCTCCGAGCAGGTGCGCAAATACGTTCTCGTCGTCGACGACACCGGCACGGCGCGGCAGAAATACGTGACGCTCGGCCAACTCGTCGGCGATCTGCGCGTGATCAAGGAAGGCGTCGCGGCCAACGACCGGGTGGTGATCAATGGTCTCGCCCGCGTGCGCCCCGGTCAGAAGGTCACCGCGCAGGAACAACAGGCGGCGCCCAAACCATCGGCTGCCAACACGGCGGCGCCCGCCAACAAGACCGACTGA